The genomic DNA CCATCCGGAAATGGCTCAGCACGCAGTCTTATGAGGCACAGCGAGCGTTTGGCTTGCGTGCAATCAAGAACGTACAGAGTGGGTTATGGTGAAAAACCTCGAGAGACTCGTTGAGGATTTTGCTTATCACGTACAAGCCCAGAACGAGGAAATTCTCAAGGGAGACGCGAAGACCGGAAACAAGCATGCCAAGAAAGCCCTTGCCGCATTTCTCCAGCTTCGCGCTCATGGAGATACCGGTCGCGACGCGCTCGCGGTGCTGTTCTTACATCCTCGCATGGACGTGCGGGTAATGGCCGCGGTGTTCCTGCTCCGTCATCGGACAGCAGAGGCCAAAGCGATTTTGGAAGAGGCGGCAAAAGGGCAAGGGTTGGTGCCATTCGGAGCTTCC from Melittangium boletus DSM 14713 includes the following:
- a CDS encoding DUF2019 domain-containing protein translates to MVKNLERLVEDFAYHVQAQNEEILKGDAKTGNKHAKKALAAFLQLRAHGDTGRDALAVLFLHPRMDVRVMAAVFLLRHRTAEAKAILEEAAKGQGLVPFGASEALKRWEEGTWALDPAEDATGQSEANRPVPPSKRSRPRTEHAAPDRRRGIKRDKPGG